One window of the Methylocystis parvus OBBP genome contains the following:
- the corA gene encoding magnesium/cobalt transporter CorA, with the protein MDAPVTNAAAPEALIRPGVVNASVYCKGAKVADIAIDDAGDWAKREDHVVWIGLFEPGVDLLERVGKQFALHPLAIEDAAKAHQFPKLEEFDDGLFIVARTAQMEDGRVTFGETHLFVGAGYVVSVRHGASQSYAQLRHRCEARAQRLSEGEDFIVYAILDFIVDNYFPVLDCINDQVDDIEDHVLTTTMGQEEIEQLYTLRRDLLRLRNAVVPLQDVCRRLERTDIVFIDPAMRPHFRDIRDHLRRAQERVDTLRETLAFAFEASLMNAQMQQTNISRRLAAWAAILAVPTAIAGIYGMNFEHMPELKWQYGYYAVLGVTFTICSILYWRFRRAGWL; encoded by the coding sequence ATGGACGCCCCTGTGACGAATGCAGCGGCGCCGGAGGCGCTCATCCGCCCCGGCGTCGTAAACGCCTCCGTTTACTGCAAGGGCGCCAAGGTCGCCGATATCGCCATCGACGACGCGGGCGACTGGGCGAAGCGCGAGGACCATGTCGTCTGGATCGGGCTTTTCGAGCCCGGGGTCGATCTTCTGGAGCGCGTCGGAAAGCAGTTCGCGCTGCATCCGCTCGCGATCGAAGACGCCGCCAAGGCGCATCAATTTCCAAAGCTCGAGGAATTCGACGACGGCCTCTTCATCGTCGCGCGAACGGCGCAGATGGAGGATGGCCGCGTCACCTTCGGCGAAACGCATCTTTTCGTCGGCGCCGGCTATGTGGTGAGCGTGCGTCACGGCGCCTCGCAAAGCTATGCGCAATTGCGGCATCGCTGCGAAGCGCGCGCGCAGCGCCTCTCCGAGGGCGAGGACTTCATCGTCTATGCGATCCTCGATTTCATCGTCGACAATTACTTCCCGGTCCTCGACTGCATCAACGATCAGGTCGACGACATAGAGGATCACGTTCTCACGACGACGATGGGGCAGGAGGAGATCGAGCAGCTCTATACGTTGCGTCGCGATCTTCTGCGTCTGCGCAACGCGGTCGTCCCTTTGCAGGATGTCTGCCGGCGCCTGGAGCGCACCGACATTGTCTTCATCGATCCGGCGATGCGTCCGCATTTCCGCGACATTCGCGACCATCTGCGCCGCGCGCAGGAACGCGTCGACACTTTGCGGGAGACGCTCGCTTTCGCATTCGAAGCGAGTCTGATGAACGCGCAGATGCAGCAGACGAATATTTCCCGCCGCCTCGCCGCCTGGGCCGCCATTCTCGCCGTGCCGACCGCGATCGCCGGCATTTACGGCATGAATTTCGAGCACATGCCGGAACTCAAATGGCAATATGGCTATTACGCCGTTCTCGGCGTGACCTTTACGATCTGCTCGATTTTATATTGGCGGTTCCGCAGAGCCGGCTGGCTGTGA
- a CDS encoding response regulator transcription factor — protein MRILIIEDDKEASDYLVKAFREQGHVADHAADGLEGYAAAQEGDYDVLIVDRMLPKMDGLSLISSLREQKIETPVLILSALGQVDDRVKGLRAGGDDYLPKPYAFSELLARVEALVRRRVGPRGEETHYRVGDLELDRLSHKVMVAGQEIVLQPREFRLLEYLMKHAGQVVTRTMLLENVWDYHFDPQTNVIDVHISRLRAKIDKGRENPLLHTIRGAGYMIRDGMR, from the coding sequence ATGCGCATACTTATTATCGAAGACGACAAAGAGGCGAGCGATTATCTCGTCAAGGCTTTCCGCGAGCAGGGCCATGTCGCCGACCATGCGGCCGACGGGCTCGAAGGCTACGCCGCGGCGCAGGAGGGCGATTACGACGTGCTGATCGTCGACCGCATGCTGCCGAAGATGGACGGGCTTTCGCTCATCTCCAGCCTGCGCGAGCAGAAGATCGAGACGCCGGTCCTGATCCTCTCCGCTCTCGGCCAGGTGGACGACCGCGTGAAGGGGCTGCGCGCCGGCGGCGACGATTATCTCCCCAAGCCCTACGCTTTCTCGGAGCTGCTGGCCCGCGTCGAAGCGCTGGTGCGCCGCCGGGTCGGCCCGCGCGGCGAGGAGACGCATTACCGCGTCGGCGATCTGGAGCTCGATCGCCTCTCGCACAAGGTGATGGTCGCGGGCCAGGAGATTGTGCTGCAGCCGCGCGAATTCCGCCTGCTGGAATATCTCATGAAGCATGCGGGGCAGGTGGTGACGCGCACCATGCTGCTGGAGAATGTCTGGGATTACCACTTCGATCCGCAGACCAACGTCATCGACGTTCACATCTCGCGCCTGCGCGCCAAGATCGACAAGGGCAGGGAGAACCCGCTCCTGCATACGATACGCGGAGCGGGTTACATGATCAGGGACGGAATGCGGTGA
- a CDS encoding Do family serine endopeptidase, which produces MHHPIFAQSRRKPAQGRRYASRFALMGAAAALAFGASVGAPIRPAFAEAPSSVSVAPMGPASFADVVDHVKGAVVAIKVKGFEESQNPFEGQGELSPDDPMYKFFKRFGETPQKRMTQSQGSGFIISPDGYVVTNNHVVEHANEVEVALEDGRTLTAKVIGTDKRTDLALLKVNDGNKLPHVEWASAQPRVGDWVIAVGNPFGLGGSVTAGIVSARGRDIGAGPYDDFLQIDAPVNRGNSGGPAFDTRGNVVGVNTAIYSPSGGSVGIGFAIPAEVAKDVVAALKDKGAVSRGWIGVKIQQVTPEIAESLGLKSSKGALIAQPQKGAPADAAGLKAGDVITAVNGEKIETPRELARKIAAMGPNKSIDLTFVRNGSEKSAKLTLGKLPEEREARADDEDTGATGHASVASLGVEVAPASEVRGAGGEGLYVTDIDPNGAAAQKGLRRGDVIVEVGGQAVNSRADLSNAIDGARKEGRRSVLLRVKSADGAKFIAVPVRQSAG; this is translated from the coding sequence ATGCATCATCCGATTTTTGCGCAGAGCCGCCGTAAGCCGGCGCAGGGTCGCCGCTACGCTTCGCGCTTCGCGCTGATGGGCGCGGCCGCTGCGCTCGCCTTTGGCGCGAGCGTCGGCGCGCCCATTCGCCCCGCTTTCGCCGAGGCGCCGTCCTCGGTCTCGGTTGCGCCGATGGGGCCCGCCTCCTTCGCCGACGTCGTGGACCATGTGAAGGGCGCCGTCGTCGCGATCAAGGTGAAAGGCTTCGAAGAGTCGCAAAACCCCTTCGAAGGCCAGGGCGAGTTATCGCCCGACGATCCGATGTATAAATTCTTCAAGCGTTTCGGCGAGACGCCGCAAAAGCGCATGACGCAGTCGCAGGGTTCGGGCTTCATCATCAGCCCCGACGGCTATGTCGTCACCAACAACCATGTCGTCGAACACGCCAATGAGGTGGAGGTCGCGCTCGAGGACGGACGCACGCTCACAGCCAAGGTGATCGGCACCGACAAGCGCACGGATCTTGCGCTGCTCAAGGTCAATGACGGAAACAAGCTGCCTCACGTCGAATGGGCGAGCGCGCAGCCGCGCGTCGGCGATTGGGTCATTGCGGTCGGCAATCCCTTCGGCCTCGGCGGCTCGGTCACGGCGGGCATCGTCTCGGCGCGCGGCCGCGACATCGGCGCCGGCCCCTATGACGACTTCCTGCAGATCGACGCGCCGGTGAACCGCGGCAATTCGGGCGGCCCCGCCTTCGATACGCGCGGCAATGTCGTCGGCGTCAATACGGCGATCTATTCGCCTTCGGGCGGCTCGGTCGGCATCGGTTTCGCCATTCCGGCGGAGGTCGCCAAGGACGTCGTCGCGGCGTTGAAGGACAAGGGCGCCGTGTCGCGCGGCTGGATCGGCGTCAAGATCCAGCAGGTGACGCCGGAAATCGCCGAAAGCCTCGGGCTGAAGTCCAGCAAGGGCGCGCTGATCGCGCAGCCGCAGAAGGGCGCGCCGGCCGACGCCGCGGGCCTGAAGGCGGGCGACGTCATCACGGCCGTCAATGGCGAGAAGATCGAGACGCCGCGCGAACTGGCGCGCAAGATCGCCGCCATGGGGCCGAACAAGTCGATTGATCTGACCTTCGTCCGCAACGGCTCGGAGAAGAGCGCGAAGCTCACGCTCGGGAAGCTGCCGGAAGAGAGGGAGGCGCGGGCCGACGACGAGGATACGGGCGCGACCGGCCACGCCAGCGTGGCGAGCCTCGGCGTCGAGGTGGCGCCGGCTTCGGAAGTCCGCGGCGCGGGCGGCGAAGGCCTCTATGTGACGGATATCGATCCCAACGGCGCCGCCGCCCAGAAAGGTCTGCGCCGGGGCGACGTGATCGTCGAGGTCGGGGGCCAGGCCGTGAATTCGCGGGCCGACCTCTCCAACGCCATTGACGGGGCGCGCAAGGAAGGCCGCCGCTCGGTGCTGCTGCGGGTGAAATCGGCGGACGGCGCTAAATTCATCGCGGTGCCGGTGCGGCAGAGCGCCGGATAG
- a CDS encoding nucleoside 2-deoxyribosyltransferase encodes MAVPQSRLAVRRLYLAGPEVFRRDAGAIGAELKARCAHCGFEGVYPLEAELAIGDEALSRRIFEANLASIRACDAMIANLSPFRGPSADAGTVFELGFAVAIGKPVFAYADSSESYASRVAQRNGPLRKADGRLFASDGMSVEDFGLTDNLMIVEAVSAQGWDIVMGETRAGFEECLRRAAAYFVS; translated from the coding sequence TTGGCGGTTCCGCAGAGCCGGCTGGCTGTGAGGCGCCTCTATCTCGCGGGCCCGGAAGTCTTCCGCCGCGACGCAGGCGCGATCGGCGCAGAGCTGAAGGCGCGTTGCGCGCATTGCGGATTTGAGGGCGTCTATCCGCTCGAAGCGGAGCTTGCGATCGGCGACGAAGCTTTGTCCCGGCGCATTTTCGAGGCCAATCTCGCGTCGATCCGCGCCTGCGACGCGATGATCGCGAATCTCTCGCCTTTCCGCGGGCCGAGCGCCGATGCGGGAACGGTCTTCGAACTCGGCTTCGCCGTCGCGATCGGCAAGCCGGTTTTCGCCTATGCCGATAGTTCGGAGTCCTATGCGTCGCGCGTCGCGCAGAGAAATGGGCCCCTGCGCAAGGCGGACGGACGTCTTTTCGCGAGCGACGGCATGAGCGTCGAGGACTTCGGCCTCACGGATAATCTCATGATCGTCGAAGCCGTAAGCGCGCAGGGCTGGGACATTGTTATGGGAGAAACGCGCGCAGGCTTTGAGGAGTGTCTGCGGCGCGCGGCTGCGTATTTTGTGAGCTGA
- a CDS encoding [protein-PII] uridylyltransferase, whose translation MDQTVSASVFENLDPARGYRGLRAALATPVAALCKAEKGHARRTAAVDLFRSVLAEGRARARARLEARGSGLECARRLSELQDELIGAIYDYVVTYVYPADNPTFAERLTIVAVGGYGRGMLAPGSDIDLLFLLPYKQTPWGESVVEAILYVLWDLRQKVGHATRSVAECMRQSRADMTIRTTLLESRFILGSAELFTALQDAFDKEVARSDAREFVAAKLAERDTRVRRAGASRYLVEPNVKEGKGGLRDLNTLFWISKYVYRVRDPQELVAAGVFTSAELSLFERCEEFLWRVRCHLHFATGRAEERLSFDIQPAMAKRLGYQDRGGLSRVERFMKHYFLVAKDVGDLTAIVCAALEEKQAKPPAIFERFMQPFRRRRNKAPKGDFIIDHDRISVADDDVFHRDPVNIIRLFWMADHHGLPLHPDALRAVTLSLREIDAELRADKEANRLFLEILLSRNMTEIILRRMNETGVLGRFIPDFGRIVAMMQFNMYHHYTVDEHLLRAVGCLSDLEAGRMPEHQQLVSEILPTIVNRKVLYLGLFLHDIAKGRKEDHSIAGMDVARALCPRLGFTPGETETVAWLVEHHLTMSSYAQSRDLSDRVTIESFAAIAQTMERLKMLFVLTVCDINAVGPGVLDAWKSQLLRVLYWETEVVLGGGHSSVDRKSRVAVARTELREALADWSDEKFDAYEKRHYPAYWLKVDVARKVRHAHMLENLTGAVTPLATAVELDRARGAVELTVIAPDHRRLLSIIAGGCAASGANIVDAHIFTTQDGLALDTIFISRAFDFDEDELRRARRIAEFIAKALRGEVIVSDAVKARARQNQAPTAFTVAPEVVVDNSLSNVYTVIEVSGLDREGLLFDLTNAISKLNLNIASAHITTFGERAVDAFYVTDLTGTKIVSPQRQSAIKRQLLEVFAPAGEKRPKAVGTGVQSVAAT comes from the coding sequence ATGGATCAGACGGTTTCGGCGAGCGTTTTCGAAAATCTCGACCCGGCCAGGGGCTATCGCGGCCTGCGCGCCGCGCTTGCGACGCCCGTCGCCGCGCTTTGCAAGGCCGAGAAGGGCCATGCGCGCCGCACCGCCGCGGTCGATCTCTTCCGCTCGGTTCTCGCCGAGGGACGCGCCCGCGCCCGCGCGCGGCTGGAGGCGCGCGGCTCGGGGCTCGAATGCGCGCGGCGGCTCTCGGAATTGCAGGACGAGCTGATCGGCGCGATCTACGACTATGTCGTGACTTACGTCTATCCGGCCGACAATCCGACCTTCGCGGAGCGCCTGACCATCGTCGCGGTCGGCGGCTATGGGCGCGGCATGCTGGCGCCGGGCTCCGACATCGATCTTCTGTTCCTGTTGCCCTACAAGCAGACGCCCTGGGGCGAGAGCGTCGTCGAAGCGATCCTCTATGTCCTGTGGGATCTGCGCCAGAAGGTCGGCCACGCCACGCGCTCCGTCGCGGAATGCATGCGCCAGTCGCGCGCGGATATGACGATCCGCACGACGCTTCTGGAATCGCGCTTCATCCTCGGCAGCGCCGAGCTTTTCACCGCATTGCAGGACGCCTTCGACAAGGAGGTCGCCCGCTCCGACGCCCGCGAATTCGTCGCCGCCAAATTGGCGGAACGCGACACGCGGGTGCGGCGCGCGGGCGCCTCGCGCTATCTCGTCGAGCCGAACGTCAAGGAAGGGAAGGGGGGCCTGCGCGACCTCAACACGCTCTTCTGGATCTCGAAATATGTCTATCGCGTTCGCGATCCGCAGGAACTCGTCGCGGCGGGCGTCTTCACCTCGGCCGAGCTGTCGCTCTTCGAGCGCTGCGAAGAGTTTCTGTGGCGCGTGCGCTGCCATCTGCATTTCGCCACGGGACGCGCCGAAGAACGGCTTTCCTTCGACATACAGCCGGCCATGGCCAAGCGTCTCGGCTATCAGGATCGCGGCGGCCTGTCGCGCGTCGAGCGCTTCATGAAGCATTACTTCCTCGTCGCGAAGGACGTCGGCGACCTCACCGCCATCGTCTGCGCCGCGCTGGAAGAGAAGCAGGCCAAGCCGCCGGCGATCTTCGAGCGCTTTATGCAGCCTTTCCGGCGGCGGCGCAACAAGGCGCCGAAGGGTGATTTCATCATCGATCACGACCGCATCAGCGTCGCCGACGATGATGTTTTTCATCGCGATCCCGTCAACATCATCCGCCTCTTCTGGATGGCGGATCATCACGGCCTGCCGCTGCATCCCGACGCCCTGCGCGCCGTGACGCTCTCGCTGCGCGAGATCGACGCGGAGCTGCGCGCCGACAAGGAGGCGAACCGGCTGTTCCTCGAAATTCTGCTGTCGCGGAACATGACCGAGATCATTCTGCGCCGCATGAACGAAACGGGCGTGCTCGGCCGCTTCATTCCGGATTTCGGCCGCATCGTCGCGATGATGCAGTTCAACATGTATCATCACTATACGGTGGACGAGCATTTGCTGCGCGCCGTCGGCTGCCTCTCCGATCTCGAGGCCGGCCGCATGCCGGAGCATCAGCAGCTCGTCAGCGAGATCCTGCCGACGATCGTCAATCGAAAGGTGCTCTATCTCGGACTCTTCCTGCACGACATCGCCAAGGGCCGCAAAGAGGACCACTCCATCGCCGGCATGGACGTCGCCCGCGCGCTCTGTCCGCGATTGGGGTTCACGCCGGGCGAGACGGAGACCGTCGCCTGGCTCGTCGAGCATCATCTGACCATGTCGAGCTATGCGCAGAGCCGCGACCTTTCCGACCGCGTGACGATCGAAAGCTTCGCCGCCATCGCGCAGACGATGGAGCGGCTGAAGATGCTCTTCGTGCTCACGGTCTGCGACATCAACGCGGTGGGTCCCGGCGTGCTTGACGCCTGGAAATCGCAGCTTCTGCGCGTCCTCTACTGGGAGACGGAGGTCGTGCTCGGAGGCGGCCATTCGTCGGTGGACCGCAAGAGCCGGGTCGCCGTCGCGCGCACGGAATTGCGCGAAGCCCTCGCGGATTGGAGCGACGAGAAATTCGACGCTTATGAGAAGCGCCATTATCCGGCTTATTGGCTCAAGGTCGACGTCGCGCGCAAAGTGCGCCACGCGCATATGCTGGAAAATCTCACCGGCGCCGTGACGCCTCTCGCGACCGCCGTGGAGCTCGACCGTGCGCGCGGCGCGGTGGAGCTCACCGTCATTGCGCCGGACCATCGCCGGCTCCTCTCTATCATCGCCGGCGGCTGCGCGGCGAGCGGGGCGAATATTGTCGACGCGCATATCTTCACGACGCAGGACGGGCTCGCGCTCGACACGATCTTCATCTCGCGCGCCTTCGATTTCGACGAGGACGAGCTGCGCCGCGCGCGCCGCATCGCGGAGTTCATCGCCAAGGCGCTGAGGGGCGAAGTCATCGTCTCCGACGCCGTCAAGGCGCGCGCCAGACAGAATCAGGCGCCGACGGCCTTCACCGTCGCGCCGGAAGTCGTGGTCGATAACAGCCTGTCGAACGTCTATACGGTCATCGAAGTTTCGGGGCTGGACAGGGAGGGCCTGCTCTTCGACCTGACCAACGCCATCTCGAAGCTGAATCTCAACATCGCGTCCGCCCATATCACGACCTTCGGCGAGCGGGCGGTGGACGCTTTCTACGTCACGGACCTGACCGGAACGAAGATCGTCTCTCCGCAGCGCCAGTCGGCCATCAAGCGGCAGCTCCTTGAGGTCTTCGCGCCGGCGGGAGAGAAGCGCCCGAAGGCGGTCGGGACCGGGGTCCAGAGTGTCGCGGCGACTTGA
- the grpE gene encoding nucleotide exchange factor GrpE, whose amino-acid sequence MSDQSNADKNAESQPPQGANGGEATASSLSQPSAESPINEPEPFTELENLYQENASLKDRVLRAMAEVENVRRRAEKEVSDAKVYGVANLAREMLAFADNLRRAAESVPAEARANLDPVAKALLDGLGVTERDFLSRLARFGVKPIEAADAKFDPNLHEALFEIPDETKPAGTVAQVVEQGYMIGERVLRPAKVGVTRGGPKA is encoded by the coding sequence ATGAGCGACCAGAGCAACGCCGACAAGAACGCCGAATCCCAGCCGCCGCAGGGCGCGAATGGGGGCGAGGCGACTGCGTCCTCCCTGTCGCAGCCCTCGGCGGAGTCCCCCATCAACGAGCCCGAGCCCTTTACCGAACTCGAAAATCTCTACCAGGAGAACGCCAGCCTCAAGGACCGGGTCTTGCGCGCCATGGCGGAGGTGGAGAATGTCCGCCGCCGCGCCGAGAAGGAGGTTTCCGACGCCAAGGTCTATGGGGTCGCCAATCTCGCCCGTGAAATGCTGGCCTTCGCGGACAATCTGCGCCGCGCCGCCGAGAGCGTGCCTGCCGAGGCCCGCGCCAATCTCGACCCCGTCGCCAAGGCGCTGCTGGACGGGCTCGGCGTCACCGAGCGCGACTTCCTTTCCCGCCTCGCCCGTTTCGGCGTGAAGCCGATCGAGGCGGCGGACGCGAAGTTCGACCCCAATCTGCATGAGGCGCTGTTCGAAATCCCGGACGAAACGAAGCCGGCCGGCACGGTCGCGCAAGTCGTGGAGCAGGGCTACATGATCGGCGAGCGCGTGCTGCGACCGGCGAAAGTCGGCGTGACGCGCGGCGGGCCGAAGGCCTGA